The Salvia miltiorrhiza cultivar Shanhuang (shh) chromosome 1, IMPLAD_Smil_shh, whole genome shotgun sequence genome has a window encoding:
- the LOC131003841 gene encoding ubiquitin-conjugating enzyme E2 22: MATNENLPPNVIKQLAKELKNLDETPPEGIKVGVNDDNFSVIFADIEGPAGTPYENGVFRMRLILSQDFPHSPPKGYFMTKIFHPNIASNGEICVNALKRDWNPTLGLRHVLTVIRCLLIEPFPESALNEQAGKMLLENYDEYARHARIFTGIHGMKPKPKLKSGAISEPDALNVDQTNASAKCADQKIAISGGAPPLPSPLAPKPENGQDLSAGMPSSAEIGVSGSKAAPTTLKKEAALAKVPVDKKKIDARKKSLKRL; the protein is encoded by the exons ATG GCAACAAATGAGAACCTTCCTCCAAATGTCATAAAACAACTCGCGAAAGAACTTAAGAATCTCGATGAAACCCCTCCAGAAGGCATTAAAGTTGGCGTAAATGATGACAACTTTTCAGTTATATTTGCTGATATTGAAGGCCCGG CTGGGACGCCGTATGAGAATGGCGTTTTCCGGATGAGGTTGATATTGTCACAGGACTTCCCACACTCTCCTCCAAAAG GCTATTTCATGACCAAGATTTTTCATCCTAATATTGCATCCAATGGTGAGATCTGTGTTAATGCATTGAAGCGAGACTGGAATCCAACTCTTGGCTTACGGCATGTTTTGACT GTGATCAGATGCTTGCTGATCGAACCATTTCCAGAGTCGGCTCTGAACGAGCAGGCTGGCAAGATGCTGCTAGAAAATTACGATGAGTATGCCAGACACGCGAG GATTTTCACTGGAATACATGGTATGAAGCCGAAGCCGAAGCTGAAATCTGGAGCAATTTCCGAGCCGGATGCGTTGAACGTGGACCAGACTAATGCCTCGGCAAAGTGTGCCGATCAAAAGATTGCCATATCCGGTGGTGCTCCCCCGTTGCCCTCACCGTTGGCCCCCAAACCAGAGAACGGGCAAGATCTGTCAGCAGGAATGCCGTCGTCGGCTGAGATAGGAGTGAGTGGATCGAAAGCAGCTCCGACGACGCTGAAGAAGGAGGCCGCACTGGCGAAGGTTCCGGTGGACAAGAAGAAGATAGATGCTAGGAAGAAAAGCTTGAAGAGATTATGA
- the LOC131003903 gene encoding proteasome subunit alpha type-3-like: protein MSSIGTGYDLSVTTFSPDGRVFQIEYAAKAVDNSGTVVAIRCKDGVVMGVEKLIASKMMLPGSNRRIHAVHRRSGMAVAGLAADGRQIVTRAKSEATNYESVYGEAIPVKELAQRVASYVHLCTLYWWLRPFGCGVILGGYDRDGPQLYMVEPSGVSYRYFGAAIGKGRQAAKTEIEKLKLSEMTCRQGVIEVAKIIYGVHDEVKDKAFELEMSWVCDESNRQHQKVPDNLLEEAKSAAKAALEEMDAD, encoded by the exons ATGAGCAGCATAGGCACAGGCTACGATCTGTCGGTGACGACATTCTCGCCGGACGGCCGAGTGTTCCAGATCGAATACGCCGCCAAAGCTGTTGACAATAGCGGCACTGTGGTTGCAATTAGATGCAAAGATGGCGTTGTTATG GGAGTGGAAAAACTGATTGCTTCGAAGATGATGTTACCTGGCTCTAATAGAAGAATCCACGCCGTTCATCGCCGTTCTGGCATG GCTGTTGCTGGGCTGGCAGCAGATGGCCGACAAATTGTCACAAGAGCAAAATCTGAAGCAACTAACTATGAAAG TGTGTATGGTGAAGCGATTCCTGTGAAAGAACTTGCGCAACGCGTAGCTAGTTATGTGCACTTGTGCACACTCTATTGGTGGCTCAG GCCTTTTGGCTGTGGAGTGATTTTGGGAGGTTATGATAGAGATGGACCGCAGCTGTACATGGTCGAACCATCTGGAGTTTCGTAT AGATACTTTGGTGCTGCCATTGGGAAGGGCAGGCAAGCTGCTAAAAC aGAGATTGAAAAGTTAAAGCTTTCTGAGATGACATGCCGACAAGGGGTTATTGAGGTGGCCAAGAT TATTTATGGAGTACACGATGAAGTGAAAGACAAGGCCTTTGAATTGGAGATGAGTTGGGTTTGTGACGAATCCAACCGTCAGCATCAAAAG GTTCCGGATAATCTCTTAGAGGAAGCTAAATCAGCAGCTAAAGCTGCACTTGAAGAAATGGATGCAGATTAG